The genomic segment TTTTGAATCGTTGAATTCACGTTCTTACGAAAtagattatttaaaaatcaaaaatagtACATCCAGTGTggatttatttgaaaatgaatacAATACATACGATAATTTGATCATTTTCCCTATTAAAGGTAAACACTTAAACAAATTAGTCCCAGTCAAatctttattgaaattttatgaaaatGGTGGTGATATTTTAGCTATCACTTCTCCTGATGCTGTTGTCGATTCTGTTcgtttatttttgaatgaaTTGGGGATCTATCCAAGTCCAAAGGATTACCGTTTAGTCGATTACTCAAGTAAAAGTTCTACTGATATAGAAATTTCAACTAATGAGTTGCAATCAAAAGTTGTTTTTTCAACAACTGAAGATAAATTGTTGAGATTTGGTAATGCAGGAGCTGCACTATTAGATAACCGTGAACAGATTGTTCCAATTTTAAGAGCTCCAAGAGGTTCTGTTACAGTTTCAACATCggagaagaagaagaatgaTGAACCTTGGACTGTCGGCTCTCAAGGTTATTTAGCTTCTGGTTTCCAAAGTCTCATCAATGCTCGTGCCACCTGGGTTGGAAGCCAAGATTTGTTCAATGATAAAAACAGCAAAGAAAACAATGACTTTGTTCAAGAAGTATCTAAATGGACTTTCAGGGAAAAGgctattattaaaagtttcGGTTTCAACCATAAACATGCTGACGGTACTACATATGCACGAACTCCATATAAAGTTAAGGATGATGTAGTGTATGAAATCGGTCTTGCTGAATGGAAAGGTGATAAATGGGAACCTTATATGGCGGACGATATTCAATTTGAATTAAGGTTAGTTGATCCATACTACCGTTTGACTCTAACACCAAGTTATATTAAAAAGGGTGTCCAATATTATACCACGGGTGAATTTAAGTTACCAGATCACCATGGAGTTTACACATTTATTACTGAATACAAAAGAAATGGTATAAGTTTTATCTCAGAAAGTGACGTTAAAGCTATCCGTCATCTAGCTAACGATGAATTTGCAAGAAGTTTTGAAATCTCAAATGCTTGGGTATATATCACTTCCATATATGGTGTCATCATTTCATGGgttttattcattttcttATTTGTTATCATCTCTATCCAAAAGAAAGTAACTgtagaaaagaaaaaaaattaagtGTTACTAAATTACAGGACCACTTTTCTATCTTTTATATGCAATCATATAGTATTTGTAAATTGGTATACATAAGATCTATTGAAATaacatattaaatattttttagtaCTTGAAAGCCAATATGTTTTTACAATAGCATTGTTTCAACAGGTTATCATTATTGAGCATAAGCTACCATGATGACATATAGTATTCCTGAAATAACAGTAAATACTTTTCTTGGGTTCATAAAATAATGCAGCTTAATTTAATCACGATCTCACAACTTGGATTTTATTGTCTTTCTTCcacttttcaaattcttcagCTGTAGTAATCAAAGTTTTTTtcatattatcaattgttttaGTTAGATTTTCCTTTTTGCTAGTTAAAACTGGAATTGTTGTTTTCACGTCACTCTCTACTAGTGCACCTCCTACCATTCTATAGCATTTTCTTTCAGAATCTGTATCATTTAAAGTACTTAATACAATTTCATGTTCGTCTTTCTCATGTGTTAGTTCGATCACTTTGGATTGTAGCTGCTCTAAAGTTAATTTGTAGTCATTATATTTCACTTGGAAACctatttaaaaatataataatcaataaaatgttattgaaattgtaGTGTTAGAAAAGAAATGTCTTCGAATTCATAAGATTAATATGACCTACAAAATTAAGTCAGTATATCGTGTCTACATACTGTTGTTTTGATTCATCTtgtcaaaatatttttggttGGCTGAAATATGCTCTGCTTTAGTATATATGGATAAAATAGCTAACCTgattcaattcaattggAGCTGTACAGTTCTGATCAACTAAGGAATTAAGTGACTCAACAGTAAAGCATATGCTTAATGTTCGAACccaataaaaaatatatttgtagtacagtgatatttttttatccATTATTCGATGGTGTtagtttttcaattttaaaccCAGAAAATTAATTAGTTCGATAAATAAAGGCGATATCAATACAAGGTATTATCATGGTAAAGTTACATATTAAACATAAACATGCATGCACATATGATATAAATTCAGAAAACATAATTGCATTTCTTACTATTCTAGAATAGCTACGATTGAGAGAAGTTGAGTGATTTATATAACTAAATTATGTGAGCGTAAGATATACCAGAATAAAACATATCAGATGAAAGCTATCGAATCAAGTATACCCTATAAGGAACTCAAAAGTATCCcacaaataaatttatcaaaaagattgaagttaaataatatatttagtgAGGTTGCTCCtgaaatcaaaaatgtccaaaatgatattatatctatacattcaataattcaaaaagatATAGAAATGGAATCTAATCAAATTAATACTGTTGAATCACAATTGAAAGAATCTCTCAAAAAAATCCGCAGTTTATATAGAAGGACAAACGAGCATAGAAGCTGCTCAGATGATGCAACCTTCAaaccaaataaatttttccAAAAGGTTGAAAATTTAGAGAAAACTGTTGATTCACTAGATTCTGATATACATAAAATTATAGAAAATTTGCTAAACATAGATTTAAAATTGTCAACAAAATCTAAAACGCTAACTAAAGACAGTATTAATAACCAACACTATCCGTtgttatttgaaataatagaaaaaaattatgcCCAACATCTGGAATTATCTGGAATTTCTTCTATGCTTCATCTGGGGGAAGCTAATTCAGTTGTTCAAAATAACGAGCTTCGTTTGGCCCAAGAAGAAACTATCGATGATAGTAAActtacaaaattaaaattagaagatgTCGAACCAACATTTAGTTTGCAGTCGAATGAAAtagataatgataaatctAACTCTATTCATTTAGACCTTTCTAAAAAccataataaaaatggatCTGATGGAGTTGATGATAGAAATAGTTCCCATGAAGATATGGATAAAAAGAATAGTTCGAGTAGCGTGCATGCATTAAAATATACCACATACATTGATAGAAAAAACCATGAGAACGATGTAGAGCATACATCTATTAATGACCATAAAAATAACGAAATATCCAAGCAAGTTTCAGATAAAATAGGTTCACTTATCTTAGAACACCAGGATAGAACATTTACAAAAACTAATGCTATAAAAAACAATCAAAACCTTTTTATACCCCATGGACTCAAAAATGCCAAACCTTCTACTGCTGTTACTTTTGAAACTGTAGAACAtctgaaattttaatatgcaaaattatttttttatgtaTTAATATGGTACATATGAATATTGTGTTTAATTAAGGTTACTAATGAATTATATGATTTAAAACTTTCCATCGCAATAATTGATTAATCTTTAAGAGTTCCTTTAAAATTACCTAATATAATCCCCTCTTGCTTCTTTTTCCCTAAATGGATCTTTGTAATCGAACGTCTAAACTTATATAAGAAAAACAGTAGGAAAACACCAACTATACATATAACTGGATGAAATGCATTTAGAGGCATACGACTATCTAATGCAATCTTTGAATGTGAGTAAGATGGTAGTGTTAGTGTGAGTAAGCTTTCCTTCAAGTCGTATTTCGAAAGGGAATTTAGATTGTTACCCAATGCATTTTTTGTGTAAAATATACGACGCTTCTTATCAATAATGATTATGTCTCCATCAATATATCCTTCTGGCCTTTCCGGTAATTTTAATCTATCTTTAAAAGTCAAATCTTCTTTGATATCAACAAACATAAAGTCGATATcttgtttttcaattttatcaaagctactttttaaatcatttttctCATTAATACTCAATTCAATCTTAGTTGacattttttcaaaaagacTCTTAATATGGTTATCTGTTAACATTAATTGATCCACTATGTAGTTACTGTAGGTATAAAAGTAATCACATGCAGCAACTGACAAATTACCTAAAAACTTAATACTTTCATTctcttcattattatcgATAACCTGTAATACAACGTATCGATTATGCCTATTAGAAAAGagttttttcatttctttaGTAGTCTTAGGAAGTTTTGAATAAGTTGAGTAGCGTAACTGATCAAGcttttttaataacagGTCCAATAAACAACTTTCACTGCAAGCAATATCTGCTGAAACTATTGCAGGAATGAAATTTCCCTCTTTCCATATCATATATGCAGGTAAATTTATGtttttaatcaaatttatataattccTATCAAACTTTTTTAGTCCTTCTGTTTCATTATagtttatcattttttcaaCTGGAgcaaatatttcttcaatgTTATCTAGGAACTCATAATTAGTCTGCAGTAATTCCACATCTAAGGAGGAAATTGATTCCATAGATTCTTTTGATAAAGCTAAATTGTTCCTATCTTTAACATACGTTACACGAGTGTTAAATGTTTCcaaattattagataacAATGAAGTAATAACATTagtattttctttttttaatatatcttcAATAGATATTTCAGGAACTTTACTATTAGATATTAATCTCGTAGCCCAGTCGATGTACGTGCTAGGTTCGAAACTCAATGGTTTACAATATTTCCAAAAGCGTTTCATATGGTTATTTGGAAGAATAAAAGCAACTCCAGGATCTTTTTCACTAAAACTTCTTTCAGTAAGATGTTTAAAACCGTATTTTGCGCAAAAAGATTTATAGGCTTCACAATTGACATGGTATACTTCAACATTTTTGTTTGGAGCAAACTTGGAAACGGCACTCCATGTCCTTTGGAAGGTCAAGCAGCTTTCACATCCTTCAAATACTGTTTCTTGATCAGACttgttcatatttttaGATGGCCAGAATGAAACTAAAAttccttcttcttttgaattcatattttcaatcaatCCTTCTAACTCTTTGCCTGAAATGTTTTTACTTGAACTTTTAACctttgtttttttgaaattatcCTTATTGGCTGCACTTTCCCTAGCAAATTGTATCAGACTCTCCTTAGACCTTTTTGCCTCATTAggataatttttaataaaaccAGAGGGACCATATAATCTGATATTAGGAAAAAATGTAATTTGCTCCATATCACATATATCCCCACTCTCAATACAATTCACTTTTGAAAAgtgaatatttaatttctgACTTTCCTCATAAAACTCTCTATAGGCATCGTTCCAAATTGGCTCTAAAGCTTTGCAATGAGAACAATAAGGACTGTAAAAATCAACGATATGTAACCCTTTACTTAACTCtttcttataattattaGTGGTCAATGGTTCTGGAACTTGAATCTCATCTGCTTTCACAAATGATGACTtagtaaaaaataatattaggACCAGTAATATATTCAGCAGACTGTCGAGGAAGGGGAAATGCATTTTGTAATGAAAGTCAACACAATTTTCTCAAATCGCAAAGATTATACCCAATCTCTGAGCTTGATATACGTTGTATATTctaaaatgatttaatatatcTGTTTCGTATACCAAAGCTGGAGTTCTAATACCacttattttaatataatatcatGTTACTGCTTGAGAtcagatatatatagagTATATAAATTGTAAGTACGACGATTTCTTATCAATTCAACAACTATTTCGTTAAAAGTGATGTAAACGTCTAGGAGTTAATGGCTTTCACCATACTACTACCCTCGATGCAGGCATCAGACTATACAGCATCTGATAAGAAAAGGTTCCTTTCAGTAACAGGATTCTTAACAAGTATTAAGGAAGGATATTGTAATGACCATTttctaaataatattatagtATAGAAAATGTACTagaattaattattaaaagtgACGGTAAAGTTTAAATTAAACTACtttgtataaatattttaatagcAACCTGTTTAAGATGAACCAGTAAAGTTATTAAGGTGAAAATCTTGTTGAACAAATGACTATTTTAATTATCTGAGCTACTAGATTTTGCAGCCTCCTCAGTAGATATACTGTTTGAGGTGATGTCGTTTCTTGtcataaaattttcattgtATTCACTACCAATGCTAAAGTTTGAATTCTTATTCAATGACATTACAGGATCAGGGTTTTTACCtatttgattttgtaaACTTGAAATTGATTCTGATGTAACAGTAGAAAATTGTTGATTCAAATATGGTTGGAAATTAGTCGAATTGCCATTAGACATGGAGTTTGCCgatttcaatttattatcataGTTCAtcatattaatattatttgtattcaaattttctCTAGTAATTTGATAAACTGGACCTAACGGTGTCCCTATGTCTGGATTGTTTGATAATTGTTGATACCTGGCATGATTATTAGGTTGAGATATTAGTGGATATGCCATTGGAATACTATTTTGAGGATAGAAATTTCCTTGTGATTGAGTACCAGGTTGGTGGTATAATGGTAGGGCTCCAATTGAATTTACATTTTGTGATATTGGGAAATTTGGATCAACAGTTGGAGcatattgaatattgttTGAATTATCATAGGGTATTCCTTTTTGATTAATTGGATCCACCtgattaatattttgataattattCATTGCTATTGGAATTTGGGTAAAGTTATTATTCACTGAATTTTGGTTCATTTGATTAAACAACTGATCAGTACTTATCGTTTGCGGAAGTTGCATTTGTTGACGCGTTTGTATATCATCAGAAATATAAGCATTAGTGCCTTCGTTATTTACTTGATTTCTTAgcatattattattattattttgcGAATTTTGGTTTGTCCATTTtccattatttaattcattattgtaTGAGCTCATCatcatattattatattcatttaaagtttttgaaTGTTGAAATGCATTTAGATTTTTATTAAgatttttagttttataatCATCTACTAATGAATCCATATCGAATTTTGTCAAAttaattgtatttgaaCTACTATTAGCACTATTCGCAgataaattgtaaaatttaCCTGTCATACCGGCTAATTGactatttttattattaatactCGAGGCTGGTGTCGAGACTTGAGTATTCTCATTTAATTTGGtaatactattattataattcgATTTATACTTTTTGTTGTTATCGAAcatatttaaagttttatAAGATGGTGACGTTAAAAATGGAACAGATGACGTTGACGCAGATGAAGATTCGGTCGATGCAGATGCCGTTGATACTCCCGAGATAGTACCTTGTGAGGAGATGGAATTTCCATTAATGTTTGTGTTTATATCAGTACTGCTACGACTGCTATTAGttgaagatttattttttcttcttgattttctatttcttctcTTCCCATATTGTTGTTTCGAAGGTGACTCTGGTGGTGATGGTGAATTAGATACAGATGCTGACGATGAAGACAAAGAAGATGAATAActtgaatttaaataactGGATTTTGGCAATTCGTTTGATCCTGTTTTTTTCtgtttatttgatttattctCTTTCTTAGCCTTTGTTGAATTCgatatatcatttttattatgatCCTCATTTTTACTGCTGCTACTGGTACCTCCCATACTAACACTCGCATTATCGCTACGACTGCTACGACTGCTACgactattattattattactactGTTACTATTATTGGTATTTGGAGTGAAGGtcaatttaatattattaattgcagttatcaattgttttgaaggattgatatatttaaagaagatatCTTTTTTCAACGGTatgaattttttattattaatatcatctACGTTATAATAAGATACAATATGGAATGTTTGATTGTTAAATTTGACAGAAATTGTTTTCTTAACGAAACCTGTGTAAATgatatatcttttaacaGCATTTGAATTTGTCTCTGAACTATTCTTAGAGTTaatttctaaatcatttaaGGAACGTGAAGGATGcctatttttaattttatttgaaagcGACGAAGATGccgaagaagaagaagaagaagaagaagaagaagaaaataaatcaatattattattattgatagtattattattattattattattgttattgctTGCTCTGTAGTACTCTCTATAAACCAAAAATTTAGTTGATATTCTGGAAGGTGACCAAGTGATACCATCTGTCCATCTTTTAATACCCgaaatttcttcaatgaatataaaaatattacccgatattatcaaatacGGCCTCTCTATATCATATAATCTTCTTGGTACATGGACTAAAAAACCGTCAATGACAGCTTGTAAAATCAATAAAGCATcttgttcattttcaatataacCTTGATAACTTGGTTGAATGTTCATTGGGTTTTGcttctttatctttatcttattctttatatttctttccctttgtttttttttatttttattatttttttaaaatttattttacgTAAAAGAGTGAAATAATAATCTAATAATCAAAGACTTTTATGTTAGTATATCGATACTTTAGGAAACgatcaattgattaattatattccaataattttaaaagaataaaaagaGAGAATTCAcacaaaaaaaagaaattaaaaacaaaaaaacacaacaaaacaataattaatctttttattaCAGGGAACAATTGGTTTTGGAACAGCTTCTTATTGTTATGATAATTAATTTCTCCAAATTGCCAAaactttttttatattcgtatctttaatttaaagaagTAGTGTAGtggaaaatatatattacatatcagtatatattaaatgtgcttatatacttatatatgtatCTTTAAAGTGAGAAggaaaacaaataaaaaaaaaaattaaggaATTTCTTATCTGCAGAGACGGAAAAGAATACACGCAGGCAAAATAAATCTCGTAGGCAAATCGAGATTCAATCACTCATTTAACTTCTAAAGAAGAGAATGAATAAAAGAGAAACCACCGTACCAGATGCAGAAGCAACGAAATTagttttttgttttaattttaaatttacagAAAAAAGGAAAGCAAcattaaatatactaatacTTGACCCAATATACTTGCAGCGCAGCATTGTCGAGAAACGAACGAACATACAGAAAAACTACAGATCCAGTAATAACAGCAAAAAAGTAACAAACAATTCGCTGTAGAAGAAGGCGACAGGCAAACCAATTTCCAAAAAACACAACAACGTCACAAAGACAAAACCTCGAACGAGATAGAAGAGATAACTGGGACTATAATACGCTAAGTGTAACGAAAACCTGTATACAGGATTAGTATCGTATTCGTAATTACCAATGGAGAGCACTTGTAAATATGCAATCAGTCCGAAAGCGGTTATCGTCACAAGACGGGAAAAATAGCACGTTTAACAGGCATACGCAGTGCTTGTGGTACATTTGCTAATAATGCGTTGATTATAGTGAGTCCGAGAGCGTGTGTGTGTGATAATGCGTGTGGCGGCGTACAGAACCCACCGCCGCTTTCCACTTGAAGGAAAGCTAACGTAATTAGTGTCTGTTTCCTGTAGGAAAACAATCTCGGGGCGCACTGTTCAAAGGAAAACAAGCGCTTTTTTGACAGGTGCGGCCACAGgcaattttgttttttttgaCAAGGATGAGAAAGACACCGCAACAACACCATGGGAGACCCCGCATGTCGATTAAATGAACAATTtaaaatgaacaaaaaagTGCAAAAATcaacttttcttttttgatattcaatttttaagTGTACCTACTCTGCTTTACCTGTCTTGATAGTGCACGCGGCATAAAAGTCTAGTTTTCCAGGCATTTCTCTGTGTGTATGA from the Tetrapisispora phaffii CBS 4417 chromosome 9, complete genome genome contains:
- the TPHA0I02340 gene encoding protein disulfide isomerase family protein (similar to Saccharomyces cerevisiae EPS1 (YIL005W); ancestral locus Anc_7.134), with amino-acid sequence MHFPFLDSLLNILLVLILFFTKSSFVKADEIQVPEPLTTNNYKKELSKGLHIVDFYSPYCSHCKALEPIWNDAYREFYEESQKLNIHFSKVNCIESGDICDMEQITFFPNIRLYGPSGFIKNYPNEAKRSKESLIQFARESAANKDNFKKTKVKSSSKNISGKELEGLIENMNSKEEGILVSFWPSKNMNKSDQETVFEGCESCLTFQRTWSAVSKFAPNKNVEVYHVNCEAYKSFCAKYGFKHLTERSFSEKDPGVAFILPNNHMKRFWKYCKPLSFEPSTYIDWATRLISNSKVPEISIEDILKKENTNVITSLLSNNLETFNTRVTYVKDRNNLALSKESMESISSLDVELLQTNYEFLDNIEEIFAPVEKMINYNETEGLKKFDRNYINLIKNINLPAYMIWKEGNFIPAIVSADIACSESCLLDLLLKKLDQLRYSTYSKLPKTTKEMKKLFSNRHNRYVVLQVIDNNEENESIKFLGNLSVAACDYFYTYSNYIVDQLMLTDNHIKSLFEKMSTKIELSINEKNDLKSSFDKIEKQDIDFMFVDIKEDLTFKDRLKLPERPEGYIDGDIIIIDKKRRIFYTKNALGNNLNSLSKYDLKESLLTLTLPSYSHSKIALDSRMPLNAFHPVICIVGVFLLFFLYKFRRSITKIHLGKKKQEGIILGNFKGTLKD
- the TPHA0I02350 gene encoding Gti1/Pac2 family protein (similar to Saccharomyces cerevisiae YEL007W; ancestral locus Anc_7.132), with the translated sequence MNIQPSYQGYIENEQDALLILQAVIDGFLVHVPRRLYDIERPYLIISGNIFIFIEEISGIKRWTDGITWSPSRISTKFLVYREYYRASNNNNNNNNNTINNNNIDLFSSSSSSSSSSSASSSLSNKIKNRHPSRSLNDLEINSKNSSETNSNAVKRYIIYTGFVKKTISVKFNNQTFHIVSYYNVDDINNKKFIPLKKDIFFKYINPSKQLITAINNIKLTFTPNTNNSNSSNNNNSRSSRSSRSDNASVSMGGTSSSSKNEDHNKNDISNSTKAKKENKSNKQKKTGSNELPKSSYLNSSYSSSLSSSSASVSNSPSPPESPSKQQYGKRRNRKSRRKNKSSTNSSRSSTDINTNINGNSISSQGTISGVSTASASTESSSASTSSVPFLTSPSYKTLNMFDNNKKYKSNYNNSITKLNENTQVSTPASSINNKNSQLAGMTGKFYNLSANSANSSSNTINLTKFDMDSLVDDYKTKNLNKNLNAFQHSKTLNEYNNMMMSSYNNELNNGKWTNQNSQNNNNNMLRNQVNNEGTNAYISDDIQTRQQMQLPQTISTDQLFNQMNQNSVNNNFTQIPIAMNNYQNINQVDPINQKGIPYDNSNNIQYAPTVDPNFPISQNVNSIGALPLYHQPGTQSQGNFYPQNSIPMAYPLISQPNNHARYQQLSNNPDIGTPLGPVYQITRENLNTNNINMMNYDNKLKSANSMSNGNSTNFQPYLNQQFSTVTSESISSLQNQIGKNPDPVMSLNKNSNFSIGSEYNENFMTRNDITSNSISTEEAAKSSSSDN
- the WBP1 gene encoding dolichyl-diphosphooligosaccharide-protein glycotransferase (similar to Saccharomyces cerevisiae WBP1 (YEL002C); ancestral locus Anc_7.140) — encoded protein: MLHVFLLLLSLCSFIQAASVRSSKTLVLYDERITELKKYFKYFESLNSRSYEIDYLKIKNSTSSVDLFENEYNTYDNLIIFPIKGKHLNKLVPVKSLLKFYENGGDILAITSPDAVVDSVRLFLNELGIYPSPKDYRLVDYSSKSSTDIEISTNELQSKVVFSTTEDKLLRFGNAGAALLDNREQIVPILRAPRGSVTVSTSEKKKNDEPWTVGSQGYLASGFQSLINARATWVGSQDLFNDKNSKENNDFVQEVSKWTFREKAIIKSFGFNHKHADGTTYARTPYKVKDDVVYEIGLAEWKGDKWEPYMADDIQFELRLVDPYYRLTLTPSYIKKGVQYYTTGEFKLPDHHGVYTFITEYKRNGISFISESDVKAIRHLANDEFARSFEISNAWVYITSIYGVIISWVLFIFLFVIISIQKKVTVEKKKN
- the GIM4 gene encoding tubulin-binding prefolding complex subunit GIM4 (similar to Saccharomyces cerevisiae GIM4 (YEL003W); ancestral locus Anc_7.139), producing MNQNNSFQVKYNDYKLTLEQLQSKVIELTHEKDEHEIVLSTLNDTDSERKCYRMVGGALVESDVKTTIPVLTSKKENLTKTIDNMKKTLITTAEEFEKWKKDNKIQVVRS
- the VAB2 gene encoding Vab2p (similar to Saccharomyces cerevisiae VAB2 (YEL005C); ancestral locus Anc_7.137), which translates into the protein MKAIESSIPYKELKSIPQINLSKRLKLNNIFSEVAPEIKNVQNDIISIHSIIQKDIEMESNQINTVESQLKESLKKIRSLYRRTNEHRSCSDDATFKPNKFFQKVENLEKTVDSLDSDIHKIIENLLNIDLKLSTKSKTLTKDSINNQHYPLLFEIIEKNYAQHLELSGISSMLHLGEANSVVQNNELRLAQEETIDDSKLTKLKLEDVEPTFSLQSNEIDNDKSNSIHLDLSKNHNKNGSDGVDDRNSSHEDMDKKNSSSSVHALKYTTYIDRKNHENDVEHTSINDHKNNEISKQVSDKIGSLILEHQDRTFTKTNAIKNNQNLFIPHGLKNAKPSTAVTFETVEHLKF